A window from Hemibagrus wyckioides isolate EC202008001 linkage group LG19, SWU_Hwy_1.0, whole genome shotgun sequence encodes these proteins:
- the optn gene encoding optineurin, producing the protein MASGSPIVNGDLSHPAQSESAGAPHVEETLQQMNILIKENRELKEALKQTNLSMKERFEGLSAWKEKQKEERGFLEKRLEEAKQRLQTLDSENELLKKRVQEMEKPHARAEEGEAGGLQAKLEALTIQLARLQAEKNDLVALNSELQLKMSQVSPEDSFIEIRIAKGEMDVTRDLPAQKDLSASSMIKTEMAGSRLESEEQTVSQLLQSLRLETQQKEQLQLQIQAAQNRIAELEVKEPKSESGTQMSLPYVNATQEVHSKSSQEEADKSAGEVENLKTQLMNLFKELQQAQSKLDEAENMKKNLQDRCKEMEQDLCTLKTQLGEREQLQAENDSLKVQLESMQAANKLEQKKVLEERNALAQLKDAYTKLFEDYDELQQENKKRQASVSREEHGELQSRMTAAEKALADKQKKIDDMKQELFEKDKELETISVFKAQAEVYSSDFYAERAAREKIHEEKERLAAQLEFFKKQNIQLQDEVESMGRQSMTEMQRRHVPRGTNPGDSSPHMPVGRVDWQQQVNIPEHACPKCGEVLPDLDTLQIHIMDCII; encoded by the exons ATGGCCTCAGGTTCCCCCATAGTGAACGGCGATCTGTCCCATCCCGCTCAGTCTGAGAGCGCTGGAGCACCGCATGTAGAAGAGACGCTCCAGCAGATGAACATCCTCATCAAAGAGAACCGGGAGCTCAAAG AAGCCCTGAAACAGACTAACCTGTCGATGAAGGAGAGGTTCGAGGGTCTGTCTGCCTGGAAGGAAAagcagaaggaggagagagGCTTCCTGGAGAAGCGACTCGAGGAGGCCAAGCAGAGACTCCAAACTCTGGACAGCGAGAACGAGCTGTTAAAGAAACGTGTGCAGGAGATGGAGAAACCGCATGCGAGAGCAGAGGAG GGTGAAGCTGGAGGTCTGCAGGCCAAGCTGGAGGCGTTAACGATTCAGCTCGCCCGGCTGCAGGCTGAGAAGAACGACCTGGTAGCGCTGAACTCTGAACTGCAGCTGAAGATGAGCCAGGTGTCTCCGGAAGATTCCTTCATCGAGATCCGCATTGCG aaGGGTGAGATGGACGTGACCAGAGACTTACCGGCTCAAAAAGACCTTTCTGCATCTAGCAT gaTTAAAACCGAAATGGCTGGGTCTCGGCTGGAATCAGAGGAGCAGACGGTGAGCCAGCTCCTGCAGTCTCTGAGACTCGAAACGCAACAAAAAGAGCAACTCCAACTCCAAATACAAGCTGCACAGAatag GATTGCAGAATTGGAGGTGAAGGAGCCTAAAAGCGAGAGTGGAACTCAGATGTCTTTGCCCTATGTGAACGCTACACAGGAAGTGCACAGCAAGAGCTCTCAGGAGGAAGCAGACAAG tctGCAGGTGAGGTGGAGAACCTGAAGACTCAGTTGATGAATTTGTTTAAAGAGCTGCAGCAGGCTCAGAGTAAACTGGATGAGGCGGAGAACATGAAGAAGAACCTCCAGGACAG GTGTAAGGAGATGGAGCAGGACCTGTGCACCCTGAAGACTCAGCTCGGGGAGAGAGAGCAGCTGCAGGCAGAGAACGACAGTCTGAAGGTGCAGCTGGAGAGCATGCAGGCGGCCAACAAACTGGAGCAGAAGAAGGTTCTGGAGGAAAG AAACGCTTTGGCCCAGCTGAAGGATGCGTACACCAAGCTGTTTGAGGATTACGATGAACTTCAGCAAGAGAATAAGAAACGACAG GCAAGCGTATCCCGGGAGGAACACGGTGAGCTTCAGTCCAGAATGACTGCAGCGGAAAAAGCTTTAGCGGACAAGCAGAAAAAGATCGACGACATGAAGCAGGAGCTGTTTGAGAAGGACAAAGAGCTGGAGACCATCTCTGTGTTTAAAGCTCAG GCAGAGGTGTATTCCTCAGACTTCTACGCCGAGCGAGCTGCGAGGGAGAAGATTCACGAGGAGAAAGAGCGCCTGGCTGCTCAGCTGGAGTTTTTCAAAAAGCAGAACATCCAGCTACAGGATGAGGTGGAGTCAATGGGCAG ACAGTCTATGACCGAGATGCAGAGGAGACACGTGCCGCGTGGTACAAACCCGGGTGATTCTTCACCACACATGCCGGTAGGCAGAG